One Haloarcula sp. CBA1127 genomic window carries:
- a CDS encoding mandelate racemase/muconate lactonizing enzyme family protein codes for MEITGVSAVTVDVPLADLDEYLGIGPYVTNHGELQSMERVLVRVDTNEGISGWGEMRVFLSPEATESIIEDGVGPMIEGQSPFEIERLRRQVFVEYTNVDMFFAAVETACWDIVGKALDRPVYELLGGWTAPTQGAQQHRQSVDGNSTAPADVPVAFCLGILSPEESRIKAREALEAGFTVLKTKAGRDWRRDVERIKAMHDEVDGQLAFRLDPNQGWTLDQAVRVGAMLEDAGIYLQYMEQPIRVDSHTSLARLRQRLRQPIAPNEDTYISHNLQSLVEAGAMDVGVIDLTPAGGISGIRQQAAILEDAGVPFTHHCAFDLGIRTAAILHGVTGIPGFSLPPDSTYYGWEADVIEAPFEVSDGCLPAPEGPGLGITVDMAAIEEYRIT; via the coding sequence ATGGAGATAACCGGCGTGTCAGCGGTAACTGTAGATGTACCGTTGGCCGACTTGGATGAGTACCTCGGAATCGGGCCGTACGTGACCAACCACGGAGAGTTACAGTCGATGGAACGCGTCCTCGTCCGTGTCGACACGAATGAAGGCATTAGCGGCTGGGGCGAGATGCGTGTCTTCCTGTCACCAGAGGCTACTGAGTCGATTATCGAAGACGGTGTCGGCCCGATGATTGAGGGCCAGTCGCCGTTCGAAATCGAGCGCCTCCGCCGGCAGGTGTTCGTCGAGTACACCAACGTCGATATGTTCTTTGCCGCCGTCGAAACGGCCTGCTGGGACATCGTCGGGAAAGCCCTCGATAGACCTGTGTACGAACTTCTCGGCGGGTGGACAGCACCGACACAGGGGGCTCAGCAACACCGACAAAGCGTCGATGGCAACAGTACTGCACCCGCTGACGTCCCCGTTGCCTTCTGTCTCGGCATCCTCTCACCCGAGGAGTCCCGTATCAAGGCGCGAGAAGCGCTCGAAGCTGGCTTCACTGTCCTCAAAACGAAGGCTGGGCGGGACTGGCGACGGGATGTCGAGCGAATCAAAGCGATGCACGATGAGGTCGACGGGCAGTTAGCGTTCCGACTCGACCCGAATCAGGGCTGGACGCTCGACCAGGCGGTTCGGGTCGGGGCGATGCTCGAAGATGCGGGAATCTACCTACAGTACATGGAACAGCCGATTCGGGTCGATTCACACACGTCGCTAGCTCGGCTCAGGCAACGACTCCGCCAGCCGATCGCGCCGAACGAGGACACGTATATCTCGCATAATCTGCAATCGCTCGTGGAAGCTGGCGCGATGGATGTCGGCGTTATCGACCTGACCCCAGCCGGCGGCATCAGTGGGATTCGACAGCAGGCCGCTATCCTCGAAGACGCCGGAGTTCCCTTTACACACCACTGTGCGTTCGATTTGGGGATTCGGACTGCGGCGATCCTCCACGGGGTCACCGGCATCCCGGGCTTTTCGTTGCCCCCGGATTCGACGTACTACGGCTGGGAAGCGGACGTCATCGAGGCACCGTTCGAGGTCAGCGACGGCTGCCTCCCAGCCCCTGAGGGACCCGGCCTCGGTATCACTGTGGATATGGCTGCCATTGAGGAGTATCGAATCACATGA
- a CDS encoding carbohydrate ABC transporter permease: MSLAEEYTETSDNSRLERGLAYVQRNSRAYLLIAPAAVFLLAVVGYPIIETFRLSLYQSPADSNIETFVGLQHYVEIFNSDIFYRLLWQTGRWVVAGVAGKTLLGLLIAVHLKGDIRGRKFFRTAFLIPWGIPYAISAVVFRWIEHPQFGYLNAILLKLGIIEQGIGILGNPSLAWLGVVVADIWIGTPFMAIIFLAGLQSIPQELYEAAAIDGAEKWHQFRYITLPQLKSVVLIATLLSTIWTFVSFDVIWTMTGGGPISSTATLVIHIYQVGLQNGNLGRGAAYSVIGFLFLFVFAIIYLRIYTRGGDEL; the protein is encoded by the coding sequence ATGAGTCTGGCAGAGGAATACACCGAAACATCTGATAACTCGCGTCTCGAACGAGGGCTGGCGTATGTCCAGCGCAATAGCCGCGCGTACCTCCTCATCGCCCCCGCAGCGGTGTTCCTGCTGGCCGTCGTCGGATACCCGATTATCGAGACGTTCCGGCTGTCACTGTACCAGTCACCCGCCGACTCAAACATTGAGACGTTCGTGGGACTCCAGCATTACGTCGAAATATTCAACAGCGACATCTTCTACCGACTGCTCTGGCAGACCGGTCGCTGGGTCGTCGCCGGTGTCGCGGGCAAGACACTGCTTGGACTGCTCATCGCCGTTCACCTCAAGGGAGATATCCGCGGTCGGAAGTTCTTCCGCACGGCGTTTCTCATTCCGTGGGGGATTCCCTACGCGATTTCCGCTGTGGTGTTTCGCTGGATAGAGCACCCGCAGTTTGGCTACCTCAACGCGATCTTGCTGAAACTCGGCATCATCGAACAGGGTATCGGTATCCTCGGAAATCCGAGTCTGGCGTGGCTCGGCGTCGTCGTGGCTGATATCTGGATTGGGACACCGTTCATGGCAATCATCTTCCTTGCGGGGTTGCAATCGATACCCCAGGAACTGTACGAGGCAGCTGCCATCGACGGTGCCGAGAAGTGGCATCAGTTCCGGTACATCACGCTCCCACAGCTGAAAAGCGTCGTCCTGATTGCCACGCTGCTGTCGACAATCTGGACGTTCGTCAGCTTCGACGTCATCTGGACGATGACCGGTGGGGGGCCGATCAGTTCGACAGCAACGCTCGTCATTCACATCTATCAGGTGGGCCTCCAGAACGGGAACCTCGGGCGCGGAGCCGCCTACAGTGTCATCGGGTTCCTGTTCCTGTTCGTCTTTGCCATCATCTACCTGCGCATCTACACGCGCGGGGGTGACGAGCTATGA
- a CDS encoding creatininase family protein, which produces MLYDTIGRKESEWAGMTASQIRGVGEQPGSVLVIPVGSVEQHGNHLPVITDTLLVEAMVDTAIERLDGVPVVVTPPVWSGFSPHHLSFGGTLSLEFAHLRATLEDIAHAGIQNGFDAVLFVNGHGGNSSLIDAVVSTVGVDTDAEVLGTTYFHLASDRIEELRTTETGGMAHGGEFETSLMLALRPDLVGDPAVRDGEPMDEHYSWGGQDLLDGGTVSVYRSFDEYSSSGAIGTPKQASAETGERIRSVIGDELAALMTAIHENNA; this is translated from the coding sequence ATGTTGTACGATACTATCGGACGGAAAGAGAGCGAGTGGGCTGGAATGACTGCGAGTCAGATCCGAGGTGTCGGCGAACAGCCGGGCTCGGTCCTTGTTATTCCCGTCGGAAGCGTCGAACAGCACGGGAACCACCTCCCAGTCATCACCGACACACTCCTCGTCGAGGCGATGGTCGACACTGCTATCGAGCGCCTAGATGGCGTTCCTGTCGTCGTGACACCGCCGGTCTGGAGCGGGTTCTCACCACACCATCTGTCGTTCGGTGGGACCCTCTCACTCGAATTCGCGCACTTGCGAGCGACACTTGAGGATATCGCACACGCTGGCATCCAGAACGGATTCGACGCGGTGCTGTTCGTCAACGGCCACGGCGGGAACAGTTCACTCATCGACGCCGTCGTGAGTACCGTGGGCGTCGACACTGATGCGGAAGTCCTCGGAACAACGTACTTTCACCTTGCGTCGGATAGAATCGAGGAGCTCCGAACGACCGAGACCGGGGGGATGGCGCACGGCGGTGAGTTCGAGACGTCCCTCATGCTCGCGCTCCGACCAGACCTCGTGGGCGACCCGGCGGTCCGTGACGGTGAACCGATGGATGAACACTACAGCTGGGGCGGGCAAGACTTGCTCGACGGAGGTACCGTCTCCGTCTACCGCTCGTTCGACGAGTATTCCTCATCCGGAGCTATCGGGACGCCGAAGCAGGCGAGCGCAGAAACAGGCGAACGAATACGCTCGGTCATCGGCGACGAACTCGCGGCCCTCATGACCGCGATCCACGAGAACAATGCCTGA
- a CDS encoding ABC transporter ATP-binding protein has translation MSEVTLSNVSKVYDDNVLAVEDLSLAVEDGEFVVVVGPSGCGKSTTLRMIAGLETVTDGEIAIGEDVVNDVRPQDRNIAMVFQSYALYPHMTVRDNMSFGLRLSGEYDDQIEQRVTEAAELLEISDLMEDLPKQLSGGQQQRVALGRAIVRDPEVFLMDEPLSNLDAKLRTQMRTEIQRIQEELDVTTIYVTHDQTEAMTMADRIVILNQGELQQVAPPERCYDEPNNKFVAGFIGSPSMNFFEVSVTNSGGRATLHSATVEFTVDVDIPDGEYTLGVRPEDFVAGDAGEYIETVVDVVEPMGSDNFLYLETGGGSKEVVARVDSEYRPERGDKIALGFHTEDMHLFGPDGERVELNQPQRTESV, from the coding sequence ATGAGCGAAGTTACACTATCAAACGTCAGCAAGGTATACGACGACAACGTCCTTGCAGTCGAAGACCTTTCTCTGGCCGTCGAGGATGGGGAGTTTGTCGTCGTTGTCGGACCATCCGGGTGTGGGAAGTCGACCACGCTTCGGATGATCGCCGGGCTCGAAACAGTCACCGACGGCGAGATCGCCATCGGCGAGGACGTCGTCAACGACGTCCGTCCACAGGACCGGAACATTGCGATGGTGTTCCAGAGTTACGCCCTGTATCCGCACATGACCGTGCGCGATAACATGTCCTTCGGGCTCCGGCTGTCAGGCGAGTACGATGATCAGATCGAGCAACGCGTGACCGAGGCTGCCGAACTGCTGGAGATTTCGGACCTCATGGAGGACCTACCGAAACAACTCTCGGGTGGCCAGCAACAGCGCGTCGCGCTCGGGCGGGCTATCGTCCGCGACCCGGAGGTGTTTCTGATGGATGAACCGCTGTCAAATCTCGACGCCAAGCTTCGGACACAGATGCGCACGGAGATACAGCGGATTCAAGAAGAGCTTGACGTGACGACAATTTACGTTACGCACGATCAGACGGAAGCGATGACGATGGCCGACCGTATCGTGATTCTCAATCAGGGGGAACTCCAGCAGGTTGCGCCACCGGAACGCTGCTACGATGAGCCCAACAACAAATTCGTTGCGGGGTTCATCGGATCACCGTCGATGAACTTCTTCGAAGTGAGTGTGACTAACAGCGGCGGGCGCGCGACGCTGCACTCGGCGACTGTCGAGTTCACGGTCGACGTCGATATTCCGGACGGGGAGTACACGCTGGGCGTACGGCCGGAGGATTTCGTCGCCGGAGACGCTGGGGAGTACATCGAGACAGTCGTCGATGTCGTGGAACCAATGGGCTCTGACAACTTCCTCTATCTGGAGACTGGGGGCGGATCGAAAGAAGTCGTCGCCCGGGTCGATAGCGAATACCGTCCGGAGCGGGGCGACAAAATCGCGCTCGGGTTTCATACAGAGGATATGCATCTGTTTGGTCCCGATGGCGAGCGAGTGGAACTGAATCAGCCACAGCGGACAGAATCAGTGTAA
- a CDS encoding sugar ABC transporter substrate-binding protein: MQPDNNDRSVEDSIDRRRLLQALGAGGAIAIAGCSGDGGSGSDGGEGDSESGGDGGDGGTQSVQFLTMGVGDNIKQFFEENNAAFEDEHDVDVEFTSVTWDNARQTVNNRVDGGEAPDVSRWPARWIPQLVGKNALEPLDGMMDGEFGEQFYDGVAEGTMYNGSHYGVPWAASNKCLYYNKDVFEAAGLDPEDPSLDSWQDMLDAATQIRDSDGSVPALGLAGADAIETGSQYYHYHWSHGADLVNDEGMPVVNSSGAVDALSLYTDLHLEHNVTQSSPLSSTRQDIRQLFENGDLGMVIGHVYTGLNITAAKENGDVDFDYGIVQVPRGPEGRYSLFTIDTLAILSQSEHKDLARDLIRFYFDEERRFQYSKEKGFLPVVEAVGERSYFSESKNWGPFVEAGQYARARPKLSNFSEFNDRMVQAIQEALADRKSPQKALNDAQSDLEDAME; encoded by the coding sequence ATGCAGCCCGATAACAACGACAGGTCTGTCGAGGACAGTATCGACCGCCGACGGCTTCTCCAGGCGCTTGGCGCAGGCGGCGCCATCGCCATCGCCGGGTGCAGCGGCGACGGTGGGAGCGGCAGTGACGGTGGTGAGGGTGACAGCGAAAGCGGCGGTGATGGCGGCGACGGCGGTACGCAGAGCGTGCAGTTCCTCACGATGGGCGTCGGGGACAACATCAAGCAGTTCTTCGAGGAGAACAATGCGGCCTTCGAGGACGAACACGACGTCGACGTAGAGTTCACCAGCGTTACGTGGGACAACGCACGGCAAACCGTGAACAACCGCGTCGACGGCGGCGAAGCACCCGATGTCAGTCGGTGGCCTGCGCGCTGGATCCCCCAGCTCGTGGGCAAAAACGCGCTGGAACCGCTCGATGGCATGATGGACGGGGAGTTCGGTGAACAGTTCTACGACGGCGTGGCCGAAGGGACGATGTACAACGGCTCCCACTACGGCGTGCCGTGGGCCGCCTCGAACAAGTGTCTCTACTACAACAAGGATGTCTTCGAGGCGGCGGGGCTCGACCCCGAAGACCCATCGCTCGACTCGTGGCAGGATATGCTGGATGCCGCAACGCAGATCCGCGACAGTGATGGGAGCGTTCCAGCACTGGGCCTTGCAGGGGCCGACGCAATCGAAACCGGGTCGCAGTACTACCACTACCACTGGTCACACGGCGCAGACCTCGTCAACGACGAGGGAATGCCGGTCGTGAACTCCAGTGGCGCTGTCGATGCCCTCTCGTTGTACACCGACCTCCATCTCGAACACAACGTCACGCAGTCATCGCCGCTCTCCTCGACCCGGCAGGACATCCGTCAGCTGTTCGAGAACGGTGACCTCGGGATGGTTATCGGGCACGTGTACACGGGACTCAACATCACCGCCGCGAAGGAAAACGGTGACGTCGACTTCGACTACGGTATCGTGCAGGTGCCGCGTGGCCCAGAGGGCCGGTACAGCCTCTTTACTATCGACACGCTCGCAATCCTGAGTCAGAGCGAACACAAGGACCTCGCCCGGGACCTGATCCGGTTCTACTTCGACGAAGAGCGGCGGTTCCAGTACTCGAAGGAGAAAGGGTTCCTCCCCGTCGTCGAAGCCGTCGGGGAGCGCTCGTACTTCTCAGAATCGAAGAACTGGGGACCGTTCGTCGAGGCAGGGCAGTACGCCCGTGCCCGACCGAAGCTCAGTAACTTCAGCGAATTCAACGACCGGATGGTCCAGGCCATTCAGGAAGCACTGGCGGACCGGAAGTCACCACAAAAAGCGCTCAACGATGCCCAGAGTGATCTCGAAGATGCCATGGAGTGA
- a CDS encoding carbohydrate ABC transporter permease, producing the protein MTMAGHDRSSLRKVRLYGVLIGLLGLMMLPFYAMFSSTLKPESEIFAAPATLVPSDPSVQAYLQVWTQTDVLLWVGNSFIISVGTVVLTLLLAIPAAYSCARNDFVGKRTFLLSVLVVQMFAPVVLIVGLFDVISQMGLFNTYLAVIVPAAAFTLPFNVWMLYGYFKTIPVALEESARIDGASQLQILTKIVLPLTKPALVASVTYTFLYAWNRLLFVLTFLTDSAKYNIPRGVFSMVGALQTDWRMMLTVSVIGIIPLLILFAFLEEYIVAGMTAGAVKE; encoded by the coding sequence ATGACGATGGCAGGCCACGACCGGAGCAGTCTTCGAAAGGTTCGCCTCTACGGCGTGCTGATCGGACTGCTCGGGCTCATGATGTTGCCGTTCTACGCGATGTTCTCGAGTACGCTCAAGCCGGAATCGGAGATATTCGCTGCGCCAGCGACACTGGTCCCCAGCGACCCCAGCGTCCAGGCGTATCTGCAGGTCTGGACACAGACCGACGTGTTGCTCTGGGTCGGGAATAGCTTCATCATCTCGGTAGGGACGGTCGTGTTGACGCTGCTGTTGGCGATACCGGCCGCGTACTCGTGTGCCCGGAACGACTTCGTGGGGAAACGGACCTTTCTCCTCTCCGTGCTGGTCGTACAGATGTTCGCACCGGTCGTGTTAATCGTCGGCCTCTTCGACGTTATCTCCCAGATGGGACTGTTCAACACCTATCTGGCTGTGATCGTCCCGGCGGCGGCGTTCACACTGCCGTTCAACGTCTGGATGCTGTACGGGTATTTCAAGACAATCCCCGTCGCGCTCGAAGAGTCAGCGCGTATCGACGGCGCGAGCCAACTGCAGATCCTCACGAAGATCGTGCTCCCGCTGACGAAGCCAGCGCTTGTCGCCAGTGTCACCTACACCTTCCTCTACGCGTGGAATCGGCTGCTGTTCGTGCTCACCTTCCTCACTGACAGTGCGAAGTACAACATCCCGCGCGGTGTCTTCTCGATGGTCGGTGCGCTGCAGACCGACTGGCGGATGATGCTCACCGTCTCTGTTATCGGTATCATCCCGCTCCTAATTCTGTTCGCCTTCCTAGAGGAGTATATCGTGGCTGGCATGACGGCTGGCGCAGTCAAGGAGTAA
- a CDS encoding SDR family NAD(P)-dependent oxidoreductase — MVELSLADRPAIVTGASRGIGREIAARFAEAGGDVVVCSRTYEDVEAVATELTDTHEGRVVPVECDVTDREAVRDLVDTAIEEFGDIRVLVNNAGGADESANLLHRCDEETFESMVDLNLKSQFLLSKEVLPAMVAAGGGSIIHMGSVNGLFGIGLSGYSEAKSGLLALSRNIAAHYGQHGVRSNVISAATIETANRRAEMENTEERTGETSARERWLDQYPLGRFGTPREVADTTLFLASEMSSFVTGENLVLDGGLTTSLPTSFINKVYDANDQPTAN, encoded by the coding sequence ATGGTAGAGTTATCACTAGCGGACCGGCCGGCCATTGTGACTGGCGCGTCGCGGGGTATCGGGCGCGAAATCGCAGCCCGGTTCGCCGAAGCGGGTGGCGACGTCGTCGTCTGCTCGCGCACCTACGAGGATGTGGAAGCGGTTGCGACGGAGCTAACCGACACACATGAGGGTCGCGTTGTTCCGGTCGAGTGTGACGTCACAGACCGTGAAGCGGTGCGGGACCTTGTCGACACGGCCATCGAAGAATTCGGGGACATCCGGGTACTTGTAAACAACGCTGGCGGGGCAGACGAATCCGCCAACCTGTTGCACCGGTGTGACGAGGAGACCTTCGAATCGATGGTCGACCTGAACCTGAAGAGCCAATTCCTCCTGAGCAAAGAGGTACTGCCGGCGATGGTCGCTGCTGGCGGCGGGTCGATAATCCACATGGGCTCGGTCAACGGCCTGTTCGGTATCGGGCTCTCCGGCTACTCCGAGGCGAAAAGCGGACTCCTGGCGCTCTCCCGAAACATCGCCGCCCACTACGGACAACACGGGGTCCGGTCGAACGTTATTTCAGCAGCGACCATCGAAACGGCGAACAGGCGGGCAGAGATGGAAAACACGGAAGAACGGACCGGTGAGACCAGCGCCCGGGAGCGCTGGCTCGACCAGTATCCGCTCGGTCGGTTCGGCACACCGCGGGAGGTCGCTGATACGACCCTGTTCCTTGCCTCCGAAATGTCGAGTTTCGTTACCGGTGAGAATCTGGTGCTTGACGGCGGATTGACGACG